In Aedes albopictus strain Foshan chromosome 3, AalbF5, whole genome shotgun sequence, the following are encoded in one genomic region:
- the LOC109622058 gene encoding thiamine transporter 2 yields MQQWLKISLMLCTFGFLKEIRPSEPFIVDYLAGPWRNLTMTQVIQEAFPVGTYSYLAQLVIIFLITDMLRYKPLIIVNGLAGVVVWSMLLWTTSLEALKVLEVFYGTYCAAEIAYFSYIYAKVDREHYQKVTSHTRAAIYSGRFFAGVLAQILVYFKAMDYKELNYLSVAAQISATLWAIFLPSVKTSMYFHRAALPPILGNAADENFNDDSSSEKNSTKSPSFRRKMVSAFVLIWVHFKTSFTNLTVLQWSIWYALAMAGYIQTIAYIQALWSEVDPTQEAIWNGAVEATLTLLGAVVSLLAGYIHSSLLQPRSSLFALSLLSVGQGGAILLATMTDNLITSYVGYIVFGVLYAFTITVVSAEIAKNISDDSFGLVFGFNTLIALSLQTLLTFAVTDADGWFALDVIGQFTVYGYYFVALSVIYLIFLIGEILYSLCRTKL; encoded by the exons ATGCAACAATGGCTCAAAATATCACTGATGCTCTGTACGTTCggtttcctcaaagaaatccgACCTAGCGAACCGTTCATCGTTGACTACTTGGCAGGACCATGGCGCAATCTTACTATGACACAG GTAATCCAAGAAGCCTTCCCAGTCGGAACGTACTCATACCTGGCTCAACTGGTGATCATATTTCTGATTACGGATATGCTGCGCTACAAACCGCTGATCATAGTGAACGGCCTAGCTGGTGTCGTCGTATGGAGCATGTTGCTCTGGACAACGTCCTTGGAAGCTCTCAAAGTGTTGGAAGTATTCTACGGTACTTACTGTGCAGCTGAAATCGCCTATTTTAGCTACATCTACGCCAAAGTCGATAGGGAGCACTACCAGAAGGTGACCTCGCATACCCGTGCTGCCATCTACAGTGGAAGGTTCTTTGCCGGAGTTCTAGCTCAAATTTTGGTCTACTTCAAGGCGATGGATTACAAGGAACTTAACTATCTTTCGGTGGCGGCTCAAATCAGTGCTACATTATGGGCTATATTTTTGCCATCGGTCAAAACTAGCATGTACTTTCACCGAGCAGCTTTGCCACCAATATTGGGAAATGCTGCCGATGAAAACTTCAACGACGATAGTTCGAGTGAGAAAAACTCCACAAAATCCCCGTCCTTCAGGAGGAAAATGGTTTCAGCATTCGTACTGATTTGGGTACACTTTAAAACGTCGTTTACGAATCTCACCGTTCTGCAGTGGAGCATTTGGTATGCCCTGGCCATGGCCGGCTACATCCAAACCATCGCCTATATCCAAGCGCTGTGGAGTGAAGTTGATCCCACTCAGGAAGCAATCTGGAACGGAGCTGTCGAAGCAACGCTAACACTCCTAGGGGCTGTAGTATCTCTGCTGGCAGGGTACATCCACAGCAGCCTCCTACAACCAAGAAGTAGCTTGTTCGCCCTCTCCTTGTTGTCCGTCGGGCAAGGGGGTGCAATCCTGTTGGCAACAATGACAGATAATCTCATTACCTCGTACGTTGGCTACATTGTATTCGGAGTGCTGTATGCGTTCACCATTACGGTCGTTAGTGCCGAAATAGCGAAAAATATCTCGGATGATAGCTTCGGTCTGGTGTTTGGATTCAATACTCTGATAGCGTTATCGCTGCAGACACTGCTGACCTTTGCCGTGACGGATGCAGACGGTTGGTTCGCGCTAGATGTGATAGGACAATTCACCGTTTATGGTTACTATTTTGTCGCTCTCAGTGTTATCTATTTGATATTCTTGATAGGTGAGATATTGTATAGCCTTTGCCGGACAAAGCTGTGA